CTCTAGGTCAAACCCTAGGTGATACTTAGCCTCTAGGTCTTGTACCGATAACTGGAACTGACACATCAGTTCCATAATCACGGTGCGCCGAATCAGATCATCCTGGGTGAGGCGCACGCCTTTATCGATGGGCAACTGGTCGGCATCTAGGGCACGGTAGAAATCACCGATGCGCTTATGGTTTTGTACATAGACATCCTGCAACATGCTGATGGAGGTCATGCCAAAGCCTAGTAGGTCAGATTCGGGCTGGGTGGTGTAGCCTTGGAAGTTGCGGTGCAGTTCGCCGGCCTGCTGAGCGATCGCTAATTCATCATTGGGTTTGGCAAAGTGATCCATGCCGATAAACACATAGCCAGCTTGGGTTAGCTGAGCGATGGTTTGCTGTAGGATTTTCAGCTTTTCGGCACTGCTGGGCATCTCCGACTCGGGCATCCGCTTTTGAATCGGCTTCAGCCAGGGAATATAGGCAAAGTTGAAGACGGCGATGCGATCGGGATTGAGTTCTAGGGTCTTTTCGACGGTTTCTCGGAATGTATCGAGGGTTTGGTAGGGTAGACCGTAGATCAGATCGACGTTGACACTCTCAAAGTTGGCTTCCCGAATCCAGTCCATGACGTCAAACAACATGGATTCAGGCTGTACCCGATTGATAGCGGCTTGCACCGTGGGGTTAAAGTCTTGAATGCCAAAGCTAATGCGGTTGAAGCCAAGCTGCCGCAGGGTATGCAAATAGTGGCGATCGCCATCCCGTGGATTGATCTCGATGGAAATTTCGGCAGCGTCGTCAAAGGTAAAATTCTTAGTTATCTGTTCCCACAGCGTTTCAACCTGAGTCAGGCTGAGATAATTGGGCGTACCGCCGCCCCAATGGAGCTGATGCACGCGGCGATCGCGGCTGACGAGGGGCGCAATTTGCTGAATATGGCGAGAGAGATAGTCTACGTAGGGGCTAGCAATGCCTTTGCGTGGGGTGACAATGGTGTTGCAGCCACAGAAATAACAGGCGGTTTCACAAAAGGGAATGTGGCAATAGAGCGATAGGGGTGTTTTCTTATAGTTGCCGAGGGCGATCGCGGTTCGAAAATCGGTGAGATTAAAATCGGAGGATAGTTCAGTGGCGGGAGGATAGCTGGTGTAGCGCGGTAAGGGTTGATTATATTTATTGAGCAGATCGGCGTCAAACTGAACGGTTTGAGATAAGGATTTCATGATGGACAGGCATTAAGGTGTGGTGAA
Above is a genomic segment from Leptolyngbya sp. CCY15150 containing:
- the hemN gene encoding oxygen-independent coproporphyrinogen III oxidase, giving the protein MKSLSQTVQFDADLLNKYNQPLPRYTSYPPATELSSDFNLTDFRTAIALGNYKKTPLSLYCHIPFCETACYFCGCNTIVTPRKGIASPYVDYLSRHIQQIAPLVSRDRRVHQLHWGGGTPNYLSLTQVETLWEQITKNFTFDDAAEISIEINPRDGDRHYLHTLRQLGFNRISFGIQDFNPTVQAAINRVQPESMLFDVMDWIREANFESVNVDLIYGLPYQTLDTFRETVEKTLELNPDRIAVFNFAYIPWLKPIQKRMPESEMPSSAEKLKILQQTIAQLTQAGYVFIGMDHFAKPNDELAIAQQAGELHRNFQGYTTQPESDLLGFGMTSISMLQDVYVQNHKRIGDFYRALDADQLPIDKGVRLTQDDLIRRTVIMELMCQFQLSVQDLEAKYHLGFDLEFNDYFAPVLPQLDALEADGLLKRWGDGIEVTPSGRLLIRNIAAVFDTYLGARTGNTFSKAI